A region of Shewanella psychromarinicola DNA encodes the following proteins:
- the nrdA gene encoding class 1a ribonucleoside-diphosphate reductase subunit alpha: MNSNMTVTKRSGERESIDLDKIHRVITWAANGLKNVSVSEVELRSHLQFFDGIPTEAIHETIIKAAADLISPESPDYQFLAARLAVFHLRKKAFGQFEPPKLYDHVTKLVEMGKYDMHIMADYSREELDILDSYIDHWRDMNFSYAAVKQLEGKYLVQNRVTHEMYESAQFLYILVAACLFARYPKEIRLKYIKDFYDATSLFKISLPTPIMAGVRTPTRQFSSCVLIECDDSLDSINATASSIVKYVSQRAGIGINAGRIRALGSPIRGGEAFHTGCLPFYKYFQTAVKSCSQGGVRGGAATLFYPLWHLEVESLLVLKNNRGVDDNRVRHLDYGVQLNKLMYQRLIKGENISLFSPSDVPGLYDAFFEDQVEFERLYLQYEQDSSIRKKQIKAVELFSLMMQERASTGRIYIQNVDHCNTHSPFDSKVAPIKQSNLCLEIALPTKPLTNIDDPDGEIALCTLSALNLGAITDLSELEPLADLAVRALDNLLDYQDYPIKAAQTSSMNRRTLGIGVINFANYLAKNGKKYSDGSANNLTHKTFEAIQFYLLKASMNLAKEKGACPLFHETTYSKGILPIDTYKRDLNKICDEPLHMDWEGLRSDIKQYGLRNSTLSALMPSETSSQISNATNGIEPPRGLISVKASKDGQLKQVVPDFELLKDKYELLWNMPNNDGYIQLVGLMQKFIDQAISANTNYDPSRFEGGRVPMQTLLKDLLSVYKLGIKTLYYHNTRDGASDQFDDIIAVEEEDDDCAGGACKI, from the coding sequence ATGAATAGCAATATGACAGTCACCAAGCGCAGCGGCGAACGTGAATCGATCGATTTAGATAAAATTCATCGCGTGATCACTTGGGCAGCCAATGGATTAAAAAACGTCTCAGTATCTGAAGTAGAACTTCGATCTCACCTGCAGTTTTTCGACGGCATTCCAACAGAAGCCATTCATGAAACGATTATAAAAGCCGCAGCTGATTTGATCTCTCCGGAATCCCCAGATTACCAATTTTTGGCCGCGCGTTTAGCCGTATTCCATTTACGTAAAAAGGCTTTTGGTCAATTTGAGCCGCCTAAATTATATGACCATGTCACCAAGTTAGTCGAAATGGGTAAATATGATATGCATATCATGGCTGACTATAGCCGTGAAGAATTAGACATTCTTGATAGCTATATTGATCACTGGCGTGACATGAACTTCTCTTATGCCGCGGTAAAGCAACTTGAAGGTAAATACCTGGTTCAAAACCGTGTGACCCATGAGATGTATGAGAGCGCGCAGTTTTTATATATTTTAGTGGCCGCATGTTTGTTTGCGCGTTACCCAAAAGAAATCCGCTTGAAGTACATTAAAGATTTCTATGACGCGACGTCTTTGTTTAAGATTTCTCTGCCAACGCCAATCATGGCCGGTGTACGAACGCCTACTCGTCAGTTCAGCTCATGTGTATTGATTGAGTGTGATGACAGCTTGGATTCAATCAATGCTACGGCATCGTCAATCGTTAAATATGTCAGCCAACGTGCTGGTATTGGTATTAATGCCGGTCGTATTCGTGCATTAGGCAGCCCTATACGCGGCGGTGAAGCATTCCACACGGGTTGTTTACCATTTTATAAGTATTTCCAAACAGCGGTGAAGTCTTGTTCTCAAGGCGGCGTACGCGGTGGTGCAGCAACGCTGTTCTATCCGTTATGGCATCTCGAAGTTGAATCGCTATTAGTGCTGAAAAACAACCGGGGTGTTGACGACAACCGTGTACGTCATCTTGACTACGGCGTACAGTTAAACAAATTAATGTACCAACGCTTAATCAAAGGCGAAAACATTAGCTTGTTCAGCCCATCAGATGTACCGGGTCTTTATGATGCCTTCTTTGAAGACCAAGTAGAATTTGAACGTTTATACTTGCAGTACGAACAAGACAGCAGTATCCGTAAAAAACAGATTAAAGCCGTTGAGCTGTTTTCATTGATGATGCAGGAACGAGCCTCTACAGGTCGTATCTATATTCAAAACGTCGATCACTGTAATACCCACAGCCCATTTGACTCTAAAGTGGCGCCGATTAAGCAATCTAATTTGTGTTTAGAAATTGCCTTACCGACTAAGCCGTTAACTAACATTGACGATCCGGACGGTGAAATCGCCTTATGTACCTTATCAGCGCTTAACTTAGGCGCGATTACCGACTTATCTGAACTTGAGCCGTTAGCTGATTTAGCGGTACGTGCGTTAGATAACTTACTTGATTACCAAGATTACCCAATAAAAGCGGCTCAAACGAGCTCGATGAATCGCCGTACGCTTGGTATTGGTGTGATTAACTTTGCTAACTACTTAGCTAAAAACGGTAAAAAGTATTCCGACGGTTCAGCAAACAACCTGACCCATAAGACCTTTGAAGCTATCCAGTTCTATTTACTGAAAGCGTCAATGAACTTAGCTAAAGAAAAAGGTGCCTGTCCGTTATTTCACGAGACCACCTACTCGAAGGGTATTTTACCCATCGATACCTATAAACGTGATTTAAACAAGATTTGTGACGAACCATTACACATGGATTGGGAAGGTTTACGTAGCGACATAAAACAGTACGGTTTACGTAACTCAACCTTGTCAGCATTAATGCCGTCAGAAACCTCATCGCAAATTTCAAACGCGACCAATGGTATCGAACCACCACGTGGCTTAATCAGCGTGAAAGCCAGTAAAGATGGCCAGTTAAAGCAAGTCGTTCCAGACTTTGAGCTGCTTAAAGACAAGTACGAACTGCTGTGGAATATGCCAAACAACGATGGTTACATCCAACTTGTTGGTTTAATGCAGAAGTTTATTGACCAAGCTATTTCTGCCAACACTAATTATGACCCAAGCCGTTTTGAAGGCGGTCGTGTGCCAATGCAGACCTTGCTAAAAGACTTGTTAAGTGTGTACAAACTGGGCATTAAAACATTGTATTATCATAATACACGCGATGGTGCTTCGGATCAGTTTGACGACATTATTGCTGTCGAAGAAGAAGACGATGACTGCGCCGGCGGTGCGTGTAAAATCTAA
- a CDS encoding HAD family hydrolase, protein MHKQDIKGVLFDLDGTLADTAPDLVQALNLSLDEAGFNVQTLETMRHAASHGSLYLVKTAIPHAEERVQIAIQQALLRYYAQINGDHSRLFDDLPELLSLLDSQAIPYGVVTNKPARFARPLVAKLGLTDKLKTMISGDSTRYSKPHTAPMFLAAQQIAIAPQSILYLGDAERDLVAAHNASMLGGVALWGYLSATDKPDTWPAGRQFEHGASLKQFFTE, encoded by the coding sequence TTGCATAAGCAAGATATAAAAGGGGTACTATTTGATTTAGACGGTACTTTAGCCGACACAGCCCCTGATTTAGTCCAGGCATTAAATCTCAGTTTGGACGAAGCCGGTTTTAATGTCCAAACGCTTGAAACGATGCGCCATGCGGCGTCACACGGCAGTTTATATTTAGTTAAAACGGCTATTCCGCACGCCGAGGAACGAGTACAAATTGCTATTCAGCAAGCACTACTTCGCTATTATGCCCAGATAAATGGCGATCACAGCCGCTTGTTTGACGACTTACCCGAACTCTTATCGCTGTTAGATTCACAAGCCATTCCTTACGGTGTGGTCACCAATAAGCCGGCTCGATTTGCCCGGCCATTAGTTGCAAAGCTGGGCTTAACCGATAAACTTAAAACCATGATCAGTGGTGATAGTACCCGTTATTCAAAACCTCATACCGCACCGATGTTTTTAGCCGCACAACAAATCGCCATTGCCCCTCAAAGTATTTTATACCTCGGAGATGCCGAACGAGATTTAGTTGCGGCCCACAATGCGAGTATGTTGGGCGGCGTTGCCTTGTGGGGATATTTGTCCGCTACTGACAAACCTGACACATGGCCTGCTGGCAGACAATTTGAACACGGTGCATCACTGAAACAATTTTTCACTGAATAA
- the ubiG gene encoding bifunctional 2-polyprenyl-6-hydroxyphenol methylase/3-demethylubiquinol 3-O-methyltransferase UbiG → MSHAEQSTPNVDPLEIAKFEAMAQTWWDLNGEFKPLHLLNPLRLNYIDQTADGIFDKKVLDVGCGGGILSESMAHLGAHVDGIDMGTEPLEVAKLHALESGVSVNYLKTTAEAHSDSHREYYDVVTCMEMLEHVPDPQSVIQACCDMVKPNGFVFISTINRNMMSYLQTIIGAEYLLKMLPVGTHDHSKFIRPSELMALVDNTDLLCKDALGITYNPLSGVFKYTNSVDVNYMIATQKID, encoded by the coding sequence ATGTCACATGCTGAACAATCGACACCCAATGTAGATCCGCTAGAGATCGCAAAATTTGAAGCCATGGCGCAAACATGGTGGGATCTCAATGGTGAGTTCAAGCCATTACACTTACTTAATCCACTGCGTTTAAACTACATTGACCAAACCGCTGACGGCATTTTCGATAAGAAAGTCTTAGATGTCGGTTGTGGTGGCGGCATTTTATCCGAAAGCATGGCGCACCTGGGTGCCCACGTTGATGGTATTGATATGGGTACTGAGCCGCTTGAAGTGGCAAAACTGCACGCATTAGAGTCTGGCGTGTCAGTTAATTATCTTAAAACAACTGCCGAAGCACACAGCGATAGCCACCGCGAGTATTACGATGTGGTGACTTGCATGGAAATGCTCGAACATGTACCCGATCCGCAATCGGTTATCCAAGCATGTTGTGACATGGTTAAACCCAATGGCTTTGTGTTTATCTCCACCATTAACCGCAATATGATGTCATACCTGCAGACCATTATCGGTGCTGAATATTTATTGAAAATGCTCCCGGTTGGTACCCACGACCACAGTAAGTTTATTCGTCCATCTGAACTAATGGCATTAGTCGATAATACCGACTTATTGTGCAAGGATGCATTAGGGATTACGTACAACCCGTTGTCAGGAGTGTTTAAGTACACTAACAGTGTTGATGTTAATTATATGATAGCCACCCAAAAAATTGATTAA
- the gyrA gene encoding DNA gyrase subunit A encodes MTDLASSISPINIEDELKNSYLDYAMSVIVGRALPDVRDGLKPVHRRVLFAMSELKNDWNKPYKKSARVVGDVIGKYHPHGDTAVYDTIVRMAQPFSLRYTLVDGQGNFGSVDGDSAAAMRYTEIRMQKLAHSLLADLEKETVDFVPNYDGTEMIPAVLPTRVPNLLINGSSGIAVGMATNIPPHNLTEVVKGCLALIDDPSLSIEQLMEYIPGPDFPTAASINGRKGIIDAYNTGRGRAIMRSKADIETEENGRERIIVHEIPYQVNKARLIEKIAELVKDKKLEGISGLRDESDKDGMRIVIEIKRGEVGEVVLNNLYSQTQMQCSFGINMVALTNGQPKLFNLKEMLECFILHRREVVTRRTVFELRKARDRAHILEALAIALANIDPIIALIKASPTPAEAKAKLVAQGWVLGNVQGMLEKAGDDAARPEWLEPQYGIRDGQYYLTEQQAQAILELRLHRLTGLEHDKILAEYEELLVLIAGLLFILRTPSRLMEVIKEELEEILEQYGDERRTIINANEIDMSLEDLINEEDVVVTLSHLGYAKYQVLSDYQAQRRGGKGKAATKVKDEDFVEKLLVANTHDTILCFSDFGKMYWLKVYQLPLASRTARGRPIVNLLPLSDGEHITAILPVREYADDKFIIMATAHGTVKKTALTAYSNPRSNGIIAVNLKDGDQLIGVDITDGSNDIMLFSNVGKVVRFNEKARDSETGEVKIDAETGEEIIALRPMGRTATGVRGIKLDAGQKVVSLIVPKVDGAILTITENGYGKRTELDEYPAKSRGTKGVVSIKVSERNGEVVGAVQVGTFDEIMLISNKGTLVRTPAEGVSIIGRNTQGVTIIRTAEDEKVVGLQRIEEIQTEELLDEEGNVIPVSDVIDAEVTDAESTDDVESTDPDDAKSGADEQE; translated from the coding sequence ATGACTGATCTGGCATCATCTATTTCGCCAATTAACATCGAAGACGAACTTAAGAATTCTTACCTTGATTACGCAATGAGCGTAATTGTAGGTCGTGCATTACCTGACGTCCGTGACGGTTTAAAACCCGTTCACCGTCGGGTATTGTTCGCCATGAGCGAATTAAAAAACGATTGGAACAAACCATATAAAAAATCCGCTCGTGTCGTTGGTGACGTAATTGGTAAGTATCACCCCCATGGTGATACCGCTGTATACGATACAATTGTACGTATGGCGCAACCGTTCTCGCTACGCTACACATTAGTAGACGGACAAGGAAACTTTGGTTCGGTCGATGGTGACTCTGCTGCGGCGATGCGTTATACCGAAATTCGTATGCAAAAGTTGGCGCATTCATTATTAGCGGACCTTGAAAAAGAAACCGTGGATTTTGTGCCTAACTATGACGGCACAGAGATGATCCCTGCGGTATTACCAACACGCGTACCAAACCTATTAATCAATGGTTCATCTGGTATTGCAGTCGGTATGGCCACTAACATTCCACCTCACAACTTAACAGAAGTAGTGAAAGGCTGTTTGGCGTTAATCGACGATCCAAGTTTATCGATTGAACAGTTAATGGAATACATCCCAGGTCCAGATTTTCCAACGGCAGCATCAATTAACGGTCGCAAAGGCATTATTGATGCTTACAACACCGGCCGTGGCCGCGCTATCATGCGCTCTAAAGCTGACATTGAAACGGAAGAGAATGGTCGTGAACGTATTATTGTTCATGAAATTCCATATCAAGTTAACAAAGCCCGTTTGATTGAAAAAATTGCCGAGCTTGTAAAAGATAAGAAATTAGAAGGTATCAGTGGCCTACGCGATGAGTCTGATAAAGACGGTATGCGTATTGTTATTGAAATCAAACGCGGTGAAGTGGGTGAGGTTGTACTAAACAACTTATATTCTCAAACACAAATGCAGTGTTCTTTTGGAATCAACATGGTGGCATTGACGAACGGTCAGCCTAAGTTGTTTAACCTTAAAGAAATGCTTGAGTGTTTTATTCTTCACCGTCGTGAAGTGGTTACGCGCCGTACCGTATTTGAACTGCGTAAAGCCCGCGACCGTGCTCATATTCTTGAAGCACTCGCCATTGCACTGGCTAACATCGATCCGATTATTGCGTTAATTAAAGCCTCTCCTACACCGGCTGAAGCCAAAGCTAAATTAGTGGCACAAGGTTGGGTGTTAGGTAATGTACAAGGCATGCTTGAAAAAGCGGGCGATGATGCTGCGCGTCCAGAATGGTTAGAACCACAGTATGGCATCCGTGATGGTCAGTACTATTTAACCGAGCAACAAGCACAAGCGATTCTTGAATTACGTCTGCACCGTTTAACCGGTCTAGAACATGACAAGATTCTAGCTGAATATGAAGAGCTTTTAGTTCTGATTGCGGGTTTGTTATTCATTCTTCGTACTCCATCGCGTTTGATGGAAGTGATTAAAGAAGAATTAGAAGAAATTCTTGAGCAATACGGTGATGAACGTCGCACCATTATCAACGCTAATGAAATTGATATGAGTCTTGAAGACTTAATCAATGAAGAAGACGTTGTCGTGACCTTATCTCACTTAGGTTATGCAAAATACCAAGTCTTGTCTGACTACCAAGCACAGCGTCGTGGTGGTAAAGGCAAAGCGGCAACTAAAGTAAAAGATGAAGACTTTGTTGAAAAGTTATTGGTGGCAAACACCCATGACACGATTCTCTGCTTCTCTGACTTTGGTAAAATGTATTGGTTAAAAGTGTATCAATTACCATTAGCGAGTCGTACTGCTCGTGGACGTCCTATTGTTAACTTATTACCACTCTCTGACGGTGAGCACATTACGGCAATTCTGCCGGTACGTGAATATGCTGATGATAAATTTATCATCATGGCAACAGCGCATGGCACGGTTAAGAAAACAGCATTAACAGCTTACAGCAACCCACGTTCAAACGGGATTATTGCTGTAAACCTAAAAGACGGTGATCAATTAATTGGCGTCGATATTACTGACGGCAGTAACGACATTATGTTGTTCTCTAATGTAGGTAAAGTGGTTCGCTTTAATGAGAAAGCGCGTGATTCTGAAACCGGTGAAGTGAAGATTGATGCTGAAACGGGCGAAGAAATCATTGCGCTACGCCCAATGGGCCGTACTGCAACCGGTGTTCGTGGTATTAAGCTTGATGCGGGCCAAAAAGTGGTATCGTTAATAGTGCCTAAAGTTGACGGTGCGATTTTAACCATAACTGAAAACGGTTACGGTAAACGTACCGAGTTGGATGAATACCCAGCGAAGAGTCGCGGCACTAAAGGTGTGGTATCGATTAAGGTCAGCGAACGTAATGGTGAAGTAGTCGGTGCCGTTCAAGTTGGCACTTTTGACGAAATCATGTTGATCAGTAATAAAGGCACCTTAGTGCGAACGCCTGCTGAAGGCGTATCAATTATTGGTCGTAACACTCAAGGTGTGACTATCATCCGTACAGCTGAAGACGAGAAAGTTGTTGGTTTACAGCGTATTGAAGAGATTCAAACTGAAGAGTTGTTAGACGAAGAAGGCAATGTTATTCCAGTAAGCGATGTTATCGATGCTGAAGTGACCGATGCTGAATCAACTGATGATGTTGAATCAACTGATCCAGACGATGCCAAAAGCGGAGCAGACGAACAAGAGTAA